Proteins from a genomic interval of Microbacterium imperiale:
- a CDS encoding IPT/TIG domain-containing protein, which yields MAAGTSLGLAAGSFGAGAAFAAPTDRAESEAVFLSSSGALDLDSVAALAGAYGAFPPATESSSAIDLSLLSAIDIGLGLQLFGPNSVISLGATEQYQRSTAGEAYAATGLLAADGAIAVGDGGAGQNTTLNLTPVLGAVGADGLLSQLSIELGAVSASALATRAADGMTTSGDYQIASGLITANAPALAALATALDADLTTAGETVTGLGVAGGPIDTTVGGLLGGIDTVLEAAVGGLVDLEDPAVTTALTLDLSGVLETATATPFVSGPVTITLSNGEILIDLDEVYELNNLPPGTEIIDAATLNGEVTAAISDILTTQLPARIGTAVTAAVNGAALDITIDSGVAVELPLLPPSIGDLTIEVDGTVGGLLGTPGAAAPVVTADGTILGAPLGPLADPIVGVVVDTILPAVGDLIETVFSTDAVETFVTTAATGVVSTLAPLVDVLGDVVSLTVNVQETPGDFRDPRGFDEGSFTQRALVVGVAPALLGVELNLASATVRAVPLALPADLAIDPTRGPVTGGTETTISGTGLDSVTAVEFGGVPATSFTINSDGTITAVTPPQAAAGVVPVTITNIDGADASLTFEYFDVTAVDAITPESGTTLGGDPVTITGACLTGTTAVLFDGVAGTDLTVVSDTELTVTTPAGAAGAVDVEIVNPTECGGTVVEDGFVYVEPGAPTLASIAPERGTELGGTVVTITGEDFTGTTSVTFDGVEAADFTVVSDTVIEATTPPHTPGVVDVVVTNEAGASAPLDFEYFDVAEIDDVAPGSGPEAGGNTVVITGDCFTGATGVTFGGVPATSFTVDSPTQITAVVPAGTAGTVDVAVVGAGDCGTAEIPDGYEYVAPPVVTDLDPVTGPETGGTVVTIIGEGFTGTTGVSFGEADGVDLEVVSDTEIRVTTPPGAPGTVPVVIAHPGGEVVAGEFEYLDVPAISSLDPSSGPEDGGTVVTVLGEGFLGATAVTFDGLAGTDLEVVSDTEIRVTTPAHAPALVDVVVVHPNGDSAPFDFTYVAGTEIDAVTPPGGPEAGGNTVVITGSCFTGATAVLFGGVPATSFTVESDTRITAVVPAGTGVVDVEVVGSAACGSETLPDGYEYTDEPVIGTIDPARGPETGGTVVTITGSNFIGATSVTFDGQPGSNLTVVSDTELRVTTPAGAVGDADVVVTGPAGSSDAGVFTYYRVADIGGATPGTGPIGGGTVVTITGQCFTGATQVLFGEVPAQYVVVSDSVIRAIAPSAAATGAVSITVVGAGECGTAVESGAFTYTAAGTAAGGGTGTGTLASTGGDGLGTLAAAALLLMLGGAIAIARRRTA from the coding sequence GTGGCGGCGGGCACCAGTCTCGGCCTCGCGGCCGGTTCGTTCGGAGCCGGGGCGGCCTTCGCGGCTCCGACCGATCGGGCCGAATCCGAGGCTGTCTTCCTGTCCAGCAGCGGAGCGCTCGATCTCGACAGTGTCGCCGCGCTGGCCGGGGCTTACGGCGCGTTCCCGCCGGCGACCGAGTCGTCGAGCGCGATCGACCTGTCGCTGCTGAGCGCGATCGACATCGGTCTCGGGCTGCAGCTGTTCGGACCGAACAGCGTCATCTCTCTCGGGGCGACCGAGCAGTACCAGCGCAGCACCGCGGGCGAGGCCTACGCGGCGACCGGTCTGCTCGCCGCCGACGGCGCGATCGCGGTCGGCGACGGCGGCGCGGGTCAGAACACGACGCTCAACCTCACACCTGTTCTCGGGGCGGTGGGAGCGGACGGGCTGCTCAGCCAGCTGTCGATCGAACTCGGCGCGGTCTCGGCCTCGGCGCTGGCGACACGTGCCGCCGACGGTATGACGACGTCGGGCGACTACCAGATCGCGAGCGGACTCATCACCGCCAACGCGCCCGCTCTCGCCGCGCTCGCCACCGCGTTGGACGCCGACCTCACCACCGCGGGCGAGACCGTCACCGGGCTCGGTGTGGCCGGAGGCCCCATCGACACGACGGTCGGCGGGCTGCTCGGCGGGATCGACACGGTGCTCGAGGCCGCCGTGGGCGGTCTCGTCGACCTCGAAGACCCCGCAGTGACCACGGCGCTCACCCTCGACCTCAGCGGCGTCCTCGAGACCGCGACCGCGACGCCGTTCGTGTCCGGCCCCGTCACCATCACGCTCTCGAACGGCGAGATCCTCATTGACCTCGACGAGGTGTACGAGCTGAACAACCTCCCGCCGGGCACCGAGATCATCGACGCGGCGACGCTCAACGGCGAGGTGACGGCCGCGATCAGCGACATCCTCACCACGCAGCTGCCGGCGCGCATCGGCACCGCCGTCACCGCGGCGGTGAACGGCGCGGCCCTCGACATCACGATCGACAGTGGCGTCGCCGTCGAGCTGCCGCTTCTGCCGCCGAGCATCGGCGACCTGACGATCGAGGTCGACGGCACCGTCGGCGGGCTGCTGGGCACGCCGGGCGCCGCCGCACCGGTCGTGACCGCCGACGGCACAATCCTCGGCGCCCCTCTCGGCCCGCTCGCCGACCCCATCGTGGGAGTCGTCGTCGACACGATCCTGCCCGCTGTCGGCGATCTCATCGAGACGGTGTTCAGCACCGACGCGGTCGAGACCTTCGTCACGACCGCCGCCACGGGAGTCGTCTCGACGCTCGCCCCGCTCGTCGACGTCCTCGGCGACGTCGTCTCGCTCACGGTCAACGTGCAGGAGACCCCGGGCGACTTCCGCGATCCGCGCGGCTTCGACGAGGGATCGTTCACGCAGCGCGCACTCGTGGTCGGGGTCGCCCCCGCGCTGCTGGGCGTCGAGCTGAACCTCGCGTCCGCCACCGTGCGGGCCGTTCCTCTCGCCCTTCCGGCCGACCTGGCCATCGACCCCACCCGGGGGCCGGTGACCGGCGGCACCGAGACGACGATCTCGGGCACCGGGCTCGACTCCGTCACCGCCGTCGAGTTCGGCGGTGTGCCGGCGACGTCGTTCACGATCAACTCCGACGGCACGATCACGGCCGTCACCCCGCCGCAGGCCGCGGCGGGCGTGGTACCGGTGACGATCACGAACATCGACGGCGCGGACGCGTCGCTCACGTTCGAGTACTTCGACGTCACCGCGGTCGACGCGATCACGCCCGAATCCGGCACGACGTTGGGCGGTGACCCGGTCACGATCACCGGCGCCTGTCTCACCGGCACGACCGCCGTGCTGTTCGACGGCGTCGCCGGAACGGACCTCACCGTCGTCAGCGACACCGAGCTGACGGTGACGACGCCGGCGGGAGCCGCGGGAGCCGTCGACGTCGAGATCGTCAACCCGACCGAGTGCGGTGGGACGGTGGTCGAGGACGGCTTCGTCTACGTCGAGCCCGGCGCACCGACGCTCGCCTCCATCGCGCCGGAGCGCGGCACCGAGCTCGGCGGCACGGTCGTCACGATCACGGGCGAGGACTTCACCGGCACGACCTCGGTGACCTTCGACGGTGTCGAGGCGGCCGACTTCACGGTGGTCAGCGACACAGTCATCGAGGCGACCACCCCGCCGCACACCCCCGGCGTGGTCGACGTCGTGGTCACGAACGAGGCGGGCGCTTCGGCACCGCTGGACTTCGAGTACTTCGACGTCGCCGAGATCGACGATGTCGCTCCCGGCAGCGGGCCCGAGGCAGGTGGGAACACCGTGGTGATCACGGGCGACTGCTTCACCGGGGCCACGGGCGTCACCTTCGGCGGCGTCCCGGCGACGAGCTTCACCGTCGACAGCCCGACCCAGATCACGGCGGTGGTGCCCGCGGGCACCGCCGGCACCGTCGACGTCGCCGTCGTCGGCGCGGGCGACTGCGGCACCGCCGAGATCCCCGACGGCTACGAGTACGTCGCTCCCCCGGTCGTCACCGACCTCGACCCGGTCACCGGGCCCGAGACCGGTGGCACCGTCGTGACGATCATCGGCGAGGGCTTCACCGGCACCACCGGCGTGAGCTTCGGCGAGGCCGACGGCGTCGACCTCGAGGTCGTCAGCGACACCGAGATCCGCGTCACGACGCCTCCGGGTGCGCCCGGCACGGTTCCCGTCGTGATCGCGCACCCCGGTGGTGAGGTCGTCGCGGGCGAGTTCGAGTACCTCGACGTCCCCGCGATCTCGTCGCTCGACCCGAGCTCGGGACCGGAGGACGGCGGCACGGTCGTCACGGTCCTCGGCGAGGGCTTCCTCGGAGCCACCGCCGTGACGTTCGACGGGCTCGCGGGCACGGATCTCGAGGTCGTCAGCGACACCGAGATCCGCGTCACCACACCCGCCCACGCGCCGGCCCTGGTCGACGTCGTGGTGGTCCACCCGAACGGCGACAGCGCGCCGTTCGACTTCACCTACGTCGCCGGCACCGAGATCGACGCCGTGACGCCTCCGGGCGGTCCGGAGGCAGGCGGCAACACCGTCGTCATCACGGGTTCGTGCTTCACCGGCGCCACGGCCGTCCTCTTCGGCGGAGTTCCGGCGACGAGCTTCACCGTCGAGAGCGACACGCGGATCACCGCTGTCGTGCCCGCCGGCACGGGCGTCGTGGACGTCGAGGTCGTCGGCTCGGCGGCGTGCGGATCCGAGACGCTGCCCGACGGGTACGAGTACACCGACGAGCCGGTGATCGGAACGATCGACCCGGCCCGCGGTCCCGAGACCGGCGGCACCGTCGTCACCATCACGGGGTCGAACTTCATCGGCGCGACGTCGGTGACCTTCGACGGCCAGCCCGGTTCGAACCTGACGGTCGTCTCCGACACCGAGCTGCGGGTCACCACGCCCGCGGGCGCCGTCGGCGACGCCGACGTCGTGGTCACCGGCCCCGCCGGGTCGAGCGACGCGGGGGTGTTCACCTACTACCGGGTGGCCGACATCGGCGGCGCGACCCCCGGCACGGGTCCGATCGGCGGCGGCACGGTCGTCACGATCACGGGCCAGTGCTTCACCGGCGCCACGCAGGTGCTGTTCGGCGAGGTGCCCGCGCAGTACGTGGTCGTGAGCGACAGCGTCATCCGCGCCATCGCGCCCTCCGCGGCGGCGACGGGTGCCGTGTCGATCACGGTCGTCGGGGCGGGTGAGTGCGGGACGGCGGTCGAGTCCGGCGCCTTCACCTACACCGCGGCCGGCACTGCCGCCGGGGGCGGTACCGGCACCGGAACGCTCGCCTCGACCGGCGGCGACGGCCTCGGCACGCTCGCCGCGGCGGCACTGCTGCTGATGCTGGGCGGTGCGATCGCGATCGCGCGACGCCGGACCGCGTGA
- the glmM gene encoding phosphoglucosamine mutase yields the protein MALFGTDGVRGLANGPLTAELALTLAQATAVVLGQGRIAEARKAAGKRLTAVVARDPRVSGEFLSAAVAAGLASSGVDVLDAGVVPTPAAAFLVGDIDADFGVMVSASHNPAPDNGIKIFARGGVKLPDEVERRIEAALAGPKLQPTGADVGRIRVFADAEDRYVVHLLGSLPHTLDGLHVVLDCANGAAAGVSPQTFRDAGAKVTVIGADPDGMNINDGVGSTHLDRVAAEVVRTGADIGIAHDGDADRCLAVDADGRIIDGDQIMAILAVAMKQRGRLPFNTLVATVMSNLGLHRAMADHGITVEQTAVGDRYVLERMNQGRFGLGGEQSGHVIMSRYATTGDGLLTGLHLAAEMARQGKTAAELAAVMTVYPQVLINVRGVDRDRVNDDPGVQDAVAAATARLGDSGRVLLRASGTEPLVRVMVEAESEAEATAVAEQLADVVRERLAL from the coding sequence GTGGCGCTGTTCGGTACGGACGGTGTTCGGGGGCTGGCCAACGGCCCCCTCACCGCCGAACTCGCACTCACCCTGGCCCAGGCGACTGCCGTCGTCCTGGGCCAGGGCCGTATCGCCGAGGCACGCAAGGCCGCGGGCAAGCGGCTCACCGCCGTCGTCGCGCGTGATCCCCGCGTGTCGGGCGAGTTCCTGTCCGCCGCGGTCGCCGCCGGGCTCGCCTCGTCCGGCGTCGACGTCCTCGACGCGGGAGTCGTGCCGACGCCCGCGGCGGCGTTCCTCGTCGGCGACATCGACGCCGACTTCGGCGTGATGGTGTCGGCGTCGCACAACCCGGCGCCCGACAACGGCATCAAGATCTTCGCGCGCGGCGGCGTGAAGCTGCCCGACGAGGTCGAGCGGCGCATCGAGGCCGCCCTCGCGGGACCGAAGCTGCAGCCCACGGGCGCCGACGTCGGCCGCATCCGCGTCTTCGCCGACGCCGAGGACCGCTACGTCGTGCACCTGCTCGGCTCGCTGCCGCACACCCTCGACGGACTGCACGTGGTGCTCGACTGCGCAAACGGTGCGGCCGCGGGCGTCTCTCCTCAGACGTTCCGGGATGCCGGCGCGAAGGTCACGGTCATCGGGGCCGACCCCGACGGCATGAACATCAACGACGGCGTCGGCTCGACGCATCTCGATCGGGTCGCGGCGGAGGTCGTCCGCACCGGCGCCGACATCGGCATCGCCCACGACGGCGACGCCGACCGGTGCCTCGCGGTCGACGCGGACGGTCGCATCATCGACGGCGATCAGATCATGGCGATCCTCGCCGTGGCGATGAAGCAGCGGGGGCGTCTGCCCTTCAACACGCTCGTCGCCACCGTGATGAGCAACCTCGGCCTGCACCGCGCGATGGCCGACCACGGCATCACCGTCGAGCAGACCGCGGTCGGCGACCGCTACGTGCTCGAGCGGATGAACCAGGGCCGCTTCGGTCTGGGCGGCGAGCAGAGCGGGCATGTCATCATGAGCCGGTACGCCACGACCGGCGACGGCCTGCTGACCGGACTGCACCTCGCGGCCGAGATGGCTCGTCAGGGCAAGACGGCCGCCGAGCTGGCCGCCGTCATGACGGTGTACCCGCAGGTGCTGATCAACGTGCGCGGCGTCGACCGCGACCGTGTGAACGACGATCCCGGCGTGCAGGATGCCGTCGCCGCGGCGACCGCGCGCCTGGGCGACTCCGGCCGGGTCCTGCTGCGGGCCTCGGGCACCGAGCCGCTCGTCCGGGTCATGGTCGAAGCCGAGAGCGAGGCGGAAGCGACCGCCGTCGCCGAGCAGCTCGCGGACGTCGTGCGGGAGCGCCTCGCGCTCTGA
- the rpsI gene encoding 30S ribosomal protein S9 — MAKIADSLEETPQNYSTETPASEAAAAAAPRPVLSVPGAAVGRRKQAIARVRLIPGSGTITVNGRTLEDYFPNKLHQQLINDPFTVLELAGSYDVIARISGGGPSGQAGALRLGIARALNEIDAENNRPTLKKAGFLSRDARVKERKKAGLKKARKAPQYSKR; from the coding sequence ATGGCGAAGATCGCTGACTCCCTCGAGGAGACCCCCCAGAACTACTCGACCGAGACGCCCGCGTCGGAGGCCGCTGCCGCCGCCGCCCCGCGTCCGGTGCTGTCCGTCCCCGGTGCTGCCGTGGGTCGCCGCAAGCAGGCCATCGCCCGCGTGCGCCTGATCCCCGGCTCGGGCACCATCACGGTCAACGGCCGCACGCTCGAGGACTACTTCCCGAACAAGCTGCACCAGCAGCTCATCAACGACCCGTTCACGGTGCTCGAGCTCGCCGGCTCGTACGACGTGATCGCCCGCATCTCGGGTGGCGGCCCCTCGGGCCAGGCCGGCGCGCTGCGCCTCGGCATCGCCCGTGCGCTGAACGAGATCGACGCTGAGAACAACCGCCCGACCCTGAAGAAGGCCGGCTTCCTCTCGCGCGACGCTCGCGTGAAGGAGCGCAAGAAGGCCGGTCTCAAGAAGGCCCGTAAGGCACCTCAGTACTCGAAGCGTTAA